The stretch of DNA TAGACGGTGACTTGTCAGGGACAAAAAGATACCTTCCAGAGGTTAAAAAGGGATTTTCCCCTCCCTTGAGTTCCTGTGTCAGTAGCCATGAAGGAGGATTATTTTTTCACGTACAGCTAATTGAGGGCacggggtgggggtgggggaaccAAGCGGAGATCAGTTCATGCTCTGGATCTGGAGAGGGAGAATCCtatttcctccctttctcttgGGAGAATTTGTTACCTTTGGCTCTGGTTGTGGTAGCTGGAGCtatggggaggagaaggaaaagagtcCGCTTTGTTACCAACCTGAGAAATACTCGGCTGTTTGCTACAAAACTCTTTGAGTTTTGACGagttagatttaaaaaaatgctggaaagGACAGGGGTGGGTGAACTTGTTCTGCTTAATTTTCAGCccattcaaattcaaatgttaCAAGGTTTTGTATTCCACTTGGGAAGGACAGGGGGGAAAGAGAACTTGGTAGCTGGAGAGAATTTAATGATGAAGGAggtcagaggaagaaaaagtataaTCGAGAGTGGCAGAAGGCAATCAGGAAGGAGAATAACACTGTGTATATAATATGTATACATTTGTGTGCACAAATATCTTCTATATAATTGCATGTCACTTGTAGCAATCTTAGAGAAATATGGGAAAGTTTTATTCCCTCATTTCTCTATAAGATAGGCTTTGTTTTAGCTGGGTGGGCATGTGTTTAActtttttgaaaaaagaataaatgtacttttaggaggaggaaggaagagaaagggtTAAAGTGACAAGGAGAACTTCAGGGATGAAAAATTACTTAATTAAGACCCAGATGTCTGACAGATTTGCAAGCCTCTGCTTCTTACATAGTTTTGCTAATTTCCTTCCTTATCTCtagctttccctttccccttgtTCCAGAAAACTCTTTGGATTTGGATATTCTCATGCACTTTTCTGCTGGCAGATGTTCATGGAGGGAAGGTACTAATGATATTACAGTTAAGTAATAGATACTCACAGTCATTATACAGCAAGAATCCAGATTAGCCTTTCTGTTAAACTCATCGGCTTGTAAAATGCCATGTACTTTGGAGCTGTATAATACACAGCATGCTAGGAAGCAGCTTGGGTTGCTAAAGATGCAGTGCTGCCTCCAGCAGAGAAAGGCTCTGGTCCGTGCTCTCTCtcatatttttccttgttaacCGAGAGATGTTATTTAACCTCGCCACACCATCTTTTAACCTGCAGTGTTATTGCGCACAGGTTAAGTTGCTGCATTGAGATTTAAGTCGAGTTCGTCCACTTTCCTGACTATTTCTGGCAATCCTATCTGCCTGCGGGCTTTCCCGTTGAGAAGCTGTTGCCAGAGGACAGTGCAaggaggggggagcgggggcaTGCTTCCAGCTGTACAGCAACtgcaagctgctgcttctgcagcctAGGGGAGGACCCTGAAGCATATGAGACATATGTCTGGGGCTCTAGAAGCTTAAATCATCCCACTATGTAACAAGCTCAGAGATTTCTAGCATTAAGGATCTCAAAACCACAAAATGATACTATAAATAAGCAAAagctttttcatttgctttctgttaCAGTTTTTGACCAGTAGCCATGGGGGAGGACTGTAAAAGAACTGTAAACCTAGCTGCTGATGaaaaattacttcattttcctccttctctgtaTTTGCAAGTTCTTATTTTAACCAGGTGTTATGTCTGAGGGCACTACTGGACCTGTGTATTCTAGAATTTGAAAACAGATTAATTaaattttctgatgatttttattCAGCACAAATATAATTGCAGCCTAAAGACCATTGTAAGTATGATGCAGTCCCACAGAGCTAGAAACAGAACACAAACTAAAAACCTGGAGCAGAAATTATACTTGCAATTTGTTCTCAAAAAGTAtctacagtgatttttttaactCCTTGTTGAAGAACACCAAAAGCAAGGTTATGTGGCATTCAACAGAATATGAACATgtactttttcctttccctagtTCCTGACACTTTTGGAAATCTTATGTGGAAGACAACTGATGACTTTGTTACCTAGCCAGTCCTAAGTGGGATGTACTTTCCAGTATTTTAACAGTCTACAGTATGGCATTTTTACAGGCTTTGGTCATACACAGCTAGAACTTTAAAACGTTATGCTCAGGTTCACAGGAGGTAGCAGAGAATCTCCTTGGTCCGGTCATAGCTTCAGTGACCAGAAAGCCCACTACTTACACTAACTGCTCTTCTGCAGCCATTCTCAACTTCTCTATAGGAAAGCctgcaggcagacaggattGCCAGAAATAGTCAGGAAAGTGGACTAGCCCGACTTAAATCTCAATGCAGCAACTTAACCTGTGCGCAATAACACTGCAGGTTAAAAGATGGTGCAGTGAGGTTAAATAACATCTCTTGATTTACAAGGAAAAACAtgagagagagagcaagaagttcttcaaaaggaaaaaaaaaaaaaaaagttatatagcataagaaatataaataatggaaaaatggaCCCTAAGATTTCGTAAACTCGGCTACTCTAGAAAATAGTTACCTCCAGTTTTTAAGAGTACTTTGCTGCATCAATCACAAAACAAATACGTAAGCACTTTGAGATATCTTGATGTCATTTCTGACCTGGTTGAACAGAAAGGCATTTTCAAAAAGGATATACTTTCAGCCCTACTTTCTACAACATAAAATCATTCACCATCGCTCTTTTCTTTAACACCAGCTATGATAAACCCCAGGTAGAAGCATTTATCTTCCCAGCATTTATGTAAGAGGAGAATATTGTTGATCCATTTTGAAGAGGATGAATCTGGATACATTCAGCAGAGTTAAACTAAATCCCTAGTACCCCACTGAGAAAACTATCAGAGCAGGGATAGGAGCCAAAATGCTCCAAAGGCCAGTCTGGAGTAACCATAATACCAGCCTTCCACATCCCTGTTAGCTGCTTAAGACACATGTGAGGGGCTGAATGCTCTCGTGTCCATTGAACTGCCAGCCTCACAGAAGCTGCTCTTTCCCCGTGTGTGCTCCTGCACTGTGGGCCTCCCTTGATTTGCCTCTGATTTACAAGGGCTCTGTCTTCCCTGTCCAGCTGGTAACAAATTTATAGGAGCTGTGTTCTCAAGTCTTGTTAAAGCAAAGGTGGTGCAAAATGAATGAGACTTTGGGGAAGCATTCGATGAAGACGTGTAGTGGTGTTCCACCTCCAGCAGGGGCATGGATCTCCCATCAGTTCCTTGTTGTCTGCCAGCCCTATGCAGATGTCTTGAATGTCCTACAGTGTTTCAGATGGCACTGAGTGTCCCAGCTGGATGACAACTGAATCTCTTCCTCGGTCCCTTCTCTGCAGTTTGCATAGCTCTTGATTGTATTTTCTCAATTATGCTGAGAGTCGTGGTCTCTACCCATGGTCCCATACGGGAGGCTTTCCAGAACTCCCGAGAAGTGCCCAAAGAGACTTCAGTCAGTTGTGTCATTTGCAAACCCCCAGATAAAGCTGCTCTCAGTAGAACAAAATAGCAGCTTCTCTCATGGCAAATATATTGTCTTCTAATGCATTTCCAGCAAGGCTTATCACagattttcctctctttcttagAATGTAAACTTTCTCATAAATGTCTGTCTCCCGTGGCACTAATTTGACAAAATGCTGCCGTAAGTTTCATTTTGTCTCCAACTGCATGAATGACTGCCGAGGAGTAGTTGTGTATTGTAGCCTGAGCTCAGTGAAGCACTAAAGGCTGTAGTTTAGTACTCACTTTGCTCAGTTCTGTGCTCCTGCACAAATCTCAGCTAATCTACATAAGCAATAAGTGAGCAGGCTTCCAAGAACCGCACAAGTTTGCCTTTTCGAGCTTCTGCTAAACACTCACGAGTGGTGTATTTTTAGCACCTCACGTTTTACCAGAAAGGCAGCAAAAAGGTTATCAAGTTCTTCCCTACgtcaaaaaaaaagtatgtgtgAGAAAATGCCACTGGTAATGTTTATCCAGAATATAAAACGTAGGAATAAGTCCTATATTTTTCTTGGATACTGGCCAAAACTGAGCTGTCAACAAAAGAAAAGTGTATAGCGTTAGAAGGGAAGAAGTCtttgaaaaaagtaaaaatcagaggccctcttgttttcctttccaaatgcTGTTGTGTGCAAGAGTCTTTTCAGTCATGTATTTATAAACTATGTGAGCTACTGGAAACTACCAGATTTTCACCTCCTGAAACACGTATCACATTTTAAATTCTCAGTGCTAAGAATTTCAAGACGGGCTCTGTGATTAATACATACTTTCTGTCTTGCTTTTTTTGGTGAGTGTGGAGATGAAATGAACAATAGCTCTTTTAGGAATTTGGAAATGCACAAGAAAAGATCTGCTTTTTCTGAAGCTCTCTCTGTAAAAGAATAAGAATCCTTTCATTTTCACTGCATTGTTCTCTTTCCTTCACAAAAATTCTCTGAATTGGATATTATTATCCTGGTTGTCTAGATAAGGAGATTGAAGCAGAGATTGAGAGGCAAATTACGTATAGTCTCTGCATAAGTGCACAGAGGATAATAAAAGAAACCTTTGCTGACTGTTGTGCCCATCAAGGAGAAGATGATTTTGCTATAAGGAGTCTTTGAAAGATTCTCCCTGATTGACATGAGAAAAGAGCTGGTCAATCCAGTGAACCCAAACTACCTACTTGGAACATAAGAATCCCCATTCTAGCTCTAAATATGTTTTCCTAGATAAATCACCCATAAAATCCTCAAGCcaattgttttcattatttcctgGAGAAAGCCCAATACCTATAACCTTAGTAATACAGATTTTGCCTGTGTTGAAGAACAGTCAGGCAAGAGACAGAAAGATATGATCAAGTACCAAAAGGTGGTGAGCTGGCACAGCCTTCATGAAAATATGGTCTAATTCTGTGGTAGATAGGGGTTTACACATGTATCTTCCAAGGTTTTTCTCAAGCACTGTAGCCTGAAGCACCTTCTTCACAGTAGCTTAGAGAAAGGGTCTCAATGTATGTCAGTAGTTTACTTCCAACTGCTCACAACTATCCCACAAGACCatctttttaaagaggaaagCAATATTTACCTTCCATGCTGCATATCGTTTAGCTGGTGCACAGTTTGGATCATTTTCCCGTCACAAATGGTTTCTTTGAGTTTGCAATTAATTGGTTTTAAAATGCACTCAGAagagcaattattttttattaattttataaaacTTTTCACAGCAAAATCAATATGACATTCAGGTGGTTCATACTTTCTGCCACCATAAAGTTGAGAGTTTTGTTTGCCAGACTTCTACCTCAATCTGAATGCTGAAGTAAGCTTAAATCTTTTTATCAGTTTGCTCAGATGAATGATCTCAttgatctgtgtgtgtgtgtttgttcagGGTACAGTAGGACTGCTGCCTTTCAGCACCAATTGCTTCTGTTGGTGACTTTGGCTGAATTGTGCCACCTTTCTCTTAATCTATCATGTGGAAAACTCAGTTTGCCATGATCTTGCACTATGAGCCTGAGCATCATCAGTTCACATCAGTTTCTGGGGATATTCAGAGCCTGCCAAAGCTCTGGTCAGTGGAAGATTATGGAAGAAATTATATTCTATGGCAGCACTGCATCTCTTCCTCTGTATTCAAACCTTGATTTCATCCTAGTGTAGGGAAAGGAATCAGGCTCCAGGGCTGCTACTGAAGATGCAAAGAAAGGAGAGgcgaatgcaaaaaaaaataaaataaaataaaataaaaatgaaatatctgGTGCTTGAACATGTGCTTTCAGTTAGTCCTGTTAAGAGCAAGAGAAAACTAAAGCAATCAAATAGCAAAAAACGAAGCTACACTGTTAGAGATCATTTAAATCAATGTCAGGTAACATCCATGAGTATTTATTCGGTAAATTCTTCTAAAGGGTAATAGAAAAGTAGTATTTTTTCATGATCTTCaacaaactacaaaaaaaaaaaaaaaaacaagtcatgTTTCTTTATCTATGATATTAAGGGCTTGATATTGAAAAGGGCAAAGTTGCTTCacctgaccagagtgtgttaggTGTGGTTGGCAGGGAAAACTATTTTGTCAATAAACTAATCACATGGGCAGAACTTAGAGGCAGTGTCACAGATGACAATGTTTTAACTTCAGGTGAGAAACAGGTagctattaaaaatgaattgtcCAACATAACATCCTGGTTTCGATTATTTAGATAGGAAAGTTCTGCTGGTCAAGATTTTTCTTCCGAAGAAACAGAAGGTCTGTTGTGTAACAGGTTgtcatgtgtatttttttttattttagtttagttttgttttgttttgttttgttaggaCTCTTCTTagtttcatcttcattttctttttttcttcaataagcCAAGACAACACTTGGCACTCATTCTGATTTTAGACTTGTTTTAGATCATTGTACAACTCCATCAAAAACCATATAGTTATTTCTTGGCAAAATCAGGCCACTCGATATGTTTCACTAGAAACAGCTCTCAAGGGATTAGTTTCTCTTtactcctctcctccctccccccaggaTGCAGAGCGATTGTCTAACAGTATttagctgtatttatttttcattgccatgcaatttttatttaattaaggTGCAGATTTGTTGGCATAGAGTGTGCACAGGATGGCTAGCGGTCTGCTTTAAAATTACGTGGATATGCAAAAACTTTGCCTTGGCATATGTTGCTTTTCTGCGGTCCAGCTGAATTGCATGCTTCACAGTGAGGCCAGACCATTTCTTTGTGACAGGGTGTATTAATCCTAATCTTTTGATCACCAGCACACAGAATACGCTTGGGCATCACTGAAGTCCCTCCTAAATGCGCATGTGTCGGCGTGGTTTGAGTCTCTAAGGCTGCGTATTTTTCATAATTTGGGGAATGGATTTCAGAACCCCAGTGGAGCCAAAGGGGCTGCAATGAGAGCATATTTCAGAGCAACAgtacaaagcaaaaaagcaggacacacaatgtgtttttttctctttattagcagcaaaaatgaagaaataactgCAGCTAAGCATGGAAATGAGGATGTATTCATTGATGCACAACTCCAGCAGACTTTGGCTGACCTGGATGAAGATTTAGAAGGTAGGGAACTGTGTAACCTCTGAGGTACAGAAGACATATGCATAGCTGGGAGGTACTCAGTCAAACATCTGAGACATCTGCACATTTCTCACTGAGATCACTGGGAGCAACTCACAGGTCTGAGGCAGAATGTGGTGCACCCAAAGGAGCTGCTTTCCCTTTGCTTCTGGGGCAGCCATTCCTCATAAAACAGCACTGAGTATTTATCAAGCTGTTTATCAGGTTGTCATTGTATTCTGGTGTCTGCTACTAGGAAGAGATGATCAGCAGTTTGTGGACATATATTGTGGGCCAAATTTGGTATAATTTCATGGACTTCAGTGATGCTAAATCACTAGTGAATTTAGCTCTCTTTTATAAACAGTACTTCTGCTGCATCTTTTATCCTAGTGAAGCAAAGAAGGGGAGACATTTTGGTCTCCTCTACGTGTCTCCACTACATCAGCAGACGTGTGTTGTAAAGTTAAAAATCGAAAAATGCAGGAAGAAACAATGGGAAGAGATAAAATCTAATCACAAAGCAATaatgtgcttctgtttttccagcTGTGAATACAAACATTTCACTATTAATGGTTTGTCATCAAATGATGCTGAATACTTTAAAACTTTCCATCTTTATTTCAGTACTTTTGCAGTGGACTTCCAATTTAATTTCTGTGAGTTTTCGAACACTGCTTTTTCTTAGCTTCTGTGTTGTAACCCTTTATTTATACCAGCAAATTTGAGAGGAGAGTTAAGCTTCTTGCACAATGAGGCTTCTGGAGTCATTGGTAATGAAGGAAAACgaaagaatggagaaaaaaaaatacaagtactgtttctttgtttgcttgctcAAGGAAATCCTTCAGCTGGGTTGTTATTACTAACCAGGTCTGGGAAACATAATTTGGAGTTGCTCACTGTTTCTCAGAAGTGTTTCTCCTTTGGAGTCATGTGGTGAAATGTTTATCACTGAGAGAAGTTAGTCAAAGATAAGGTATGAACAATAGattaaattctgctttcagctgCATTTATATGTTTCCCACTGGCTGAAGCAGGAGGACTGCAGGAATATTTGGCTGATCCTAATCAGCAGCCAGACAATAAAAAGGACCCAGATCTCTCCTTTTTTGTAATACAGGCATAAATATATTCCTGTTAGTTTTTGTGTAACTGAAATATCTGATATGGGTAACTTTGTGTTAGCTGTTTGTCTAATTTAAAGTCATATTGCCTAAATATTGCCTATATGTAATACTATATGTGTATTTTGCAGCAATGGATGTTAAAAGTAACTCTGACTCTGAGTGTATGAGTGAAGTGCTGAGCCCACATGTAAGAAAAGTTGAGGATCCCCAGGATGTTGCCAGTTCTGTTCCAGTGACAGTCATAGATGATGTTCCAGAAGTTACCATCTCTAATTCACCTAGAAACCAAGAGACAAGGGGTTCACGGAACTTACTAGCTGACTCTGTCAGTACAGGAAactttacaaataaaaacaacaatgcGGGTTCCTTTGATAAAGGGCACACAGATACTGGAGCTGTATGTAAATCCAAAGACCTACTACATCAGCAACCATCTGAAAGTGAATTCGTTCACTTGCCTGTGGAACAGAGGAGAGATATGTTTGAATCTCTCACATCCTCCTttgaaaaaagaagtgaaaagaaCGTAAGACTGGAAGCCCCACCCAGGCATGGTATGAAGTCTGAGGAGTGTAAATCTAAGCTGATTCCGTCTCACTCAAAGACCACAACTGAAATCAGtacagcaaaagagaaaataaatccatataATGAAGGCAGTAACAGAGAGAGAActctgaaaaaaagtaaatcagaaTTAGAAATCAAATGGCCACCAGCAAAAAAAATTGAGGCAGAAGAGGTCCCATCAACACCCCCGTGGTGTCATCGTGCCCAGAACTGGGGAACAAATTACGAACCCAAAATGGGTTTGACAACCTTTAAAGTTGTCCCTCCCAAACCTGAAGTAAAACATTCTGATAGAGGAACTTCAGTCTCCACTGGTGCCATTAAGATAGACGAACTAGGCAACCTTATCAACCCAAAGGTTGTGGTCAGTAAGAACATACCAGGTTCCTCTACTGGTGAAAGTGAGGAAATTCCTCTCGGGAAAGTGAAGGAATTTTGGAGGTCAAGTtctgtggaaaaacaaagcgaTGACTCTGCTGAGCATCTTGCTAAAAAGCCAGCAGTTAACACAAACTCTAAGTCCTTCGCTACAAAACAGGAACACAAACCTGTCAGTCCTGCAGCTCCAAAACCTGTAGCACCACAAACTGTTACTTCCCAGGTAGCTGAAAAACCGTCTGAGAACGAAAAGACCAAACCACCTCTTCCAGTCACGCAGTCTCAGGTAAAACCATTAATGGCCCCAGCCGTTAATAAAGACAAGATGGAGCTTCCATTTCTAAAACCTCATAGGAGAACTTCAAGTCAGTATGTCGCCTCTGCCATTGCAAAACACATCAACCTACCTACCTTTAAGCCTGACTCTGCAGAATTTCATGAGAAAGATGAATATAAGCATGGAGCAGGAGAGGCTAAAACTGAAGCAGAAGTTTCCCCCAAAAGGTGTATTATTGTGGCCAATTCCAGCCCTGTGGAAACGGAATCggcagaaacaacagaaaaaaatgcaaatatttttactaGCAGTCAAAAAGTATCCCACAGGCTCACACCTGGTGATAATTCTGGCATGGAAAACAAAGTAGTTAATATCAGGGCACCAAATCAAGCAACTCCTGCTAGTTTCTATAAAAAGAATGTCAGTGTCCCACTTACTAAATCCTCTCTGAAGGATAACGACGGTACAGAAGATGAGCACAGTTTAAATGGCAAAGAAAGTATAGCGGAGAAAAAGAAGCGTCTTTTGTTGGACCAGAAATGTGAGACTTTGCCCCGTAGTAACTCAGCCTCCTCTCTCAAGTCACCTGATCTCCAAGGAGTCTCGCCCCCCTTCAGCTCGTCTTTGCGGATCACTAAATGGCCTCCTACTGACAGCATGCAAGTGAGTTCGCTGAGGGCATCGCCCAAGTTAAATGGTGTGACAGCAAAGGCAGAGTCAGAACAGAAGGACAAACCTGATGATTCACTTACTAATGCTGTTGGCGAACTGGATGTTAATGTGCAGACCAATATCTTTGGACCAAAGAAGAAGTTCAAACCTGTTGTCCAAAAACCAATTCCTAAAGACACGTCACTGCACAGTGCCCTAATGGAAGCCATTCAaacaggagggggaaaggagaagcTCAGGAAGGTAAAGTGGAGACTTTCTTTAGTCTGTTCATATTGCAGAAACCCACAGAAGTCTGACAGACACAAGAGGTTTTATAACTTACCATTGCTGGGGACCTGGAGTACACATGGCGTTTGAAAAATTTATAGTGGCAAAATGCAGCCCAAGCCACTGGTGGTTCTGCACGTCCTGTATGTTACGCAACACCATTGCTGCTGCACTGCCTAAAAGAAGCAGAGGTTGCATAGATACAGCATGAAGGAGAGGTAATCGAGGTTAGCCGAAGAGCCTAGCCTGCATTTCGGGCTGTTATGTAAAAACAAGAACACACAGCACATAGAAAACTTGTAAAAAcctgcaaaggaaagaaaactccGTTTTGTATTGCTAGGTGATACCAGCTTGCCACTGAGTGGCATTGCTGTAAGCACTGATTTTATGCTTAGGGGATATGAGACTGAATCTGTAAGTGTGGAATTACTAACTGGGACCTATGGGTACCCTCACCATTCAGTGTGAGCTCAGGTTGTAAAGCAGGCACAAAAGCAGACAGACAGCAGTTTCCATAGCTTGCATTCTGGTACAAgtgctaaaaatacttttaatagtGTTTACAAAGTATCTCTAAGTAAATATCTAAAAACAATCTGAGGTTTATTCTTTTCACATTCTAGGTTTCAGACAGTGCACTATACGGCAATCACAACAAACCCTCATATGCTGAGCCAGAGAATGAGCGCTCAGCCCTGCTAGCAGCAATTAGAGGCCACAGTGGCACCTCGAAGCTGAAAAAGGTAAGAAATCAAGATGATGAGTGGTCTCCTAGGGGCAGTCTGTGCCTGCTGAGTGTTCCAAATAAACATGGAGAAGATGCAAACTACAAGTTGTGTTGCAAAGAGAAGACTTTAGGGAGCGATTGTGATGATACAAAACCAGATCTGACTTATGCAGatagcagggcagggcagattCTGCCCTCTGCTATAAAACTTAACATTTCTTCAACCAGTGTGCTTTTAACTGAGAAAGAAGTGTATAGAAATCCAAATGGATTACAGTGAATGTACACTGGTGACATCAAATGTTCATCACATTCACATTTTAGGTGTTGCTTTTTCCACTTTAGAGGTATGAGGTTAGGTTAATATATTTGCATTTCCTTCCGTATACATTCAATTCCAGCTACCTGAAAAAACACTATGACTTCTCCATGCGTGCTGTTTATCTGTTAATATGAGCTGGTGCATGCAAGTCATTGATGGAAAATTTCAAACACTTTCACCACAGCGGGATAATTCCTTCTGTCTGAAAGTTTTACCTAATCATTAAAGCATCTCTTATTCCTAATAGCCGAAGCCTGCATTGTTCTAGCCTTAGTTCACTAATCCAGCCAAGGATGTGTATTTGGCAAGGAGGTTCCCATTTCCCTCATGCAATGACTCAGGCCATTAGCACACATCCAAATAGCTGGCACTAGGTAGAAAGTCTCCCTTGTCTCTGTTAGGGACTTATTCCTTCCCTCAAAGCAGTTCTAAATACCTTACTGCCCTTGCTGCAGATAGGGTGCAGCTTCCTGGGAGCTTGAGAGCAGAACATGCAGCGCAGCAGCCATCTTCACGCACACCTAACTGCAGCCTGTGCTAATGAGGAATAAATGTAGATCTGTGCAAAAGAGGCTCTGACAACGAAGTGGTGTTGTATTGCCACAGAGACTTTTTGGAATACTTTCCTCCCGCAGAGAAGCATTTGCCATCGTTTTAAAGGAAGTTGCCTAGAAACCGTGCGCTTCTTTTTCACACTCTGTCACCTGTGCTAGTTGAAGCATCGTGTTTGTATGTGTACAGGGCGGGATATAGATGTGCTGTGATGAAAATGCTGTCTTTTCATGTCATCTCAGACGTTCATGTCTTGTTTGACATTACATTATTACCACGTATTTGTccatgtctgtgtgtgtgtgtatacagtGAAGGAATAGAACATAGGAGCTCTGTGAGTTTGGATTATTTGATGGGCAATGAATCCTTTGGTTTTTCACTAAGGAAGTgttgtgcctcagtttctctgCAACAGAATACTAATGCATCTACTTGAAGACCTCCTGTTTGGCACATGGAACTGAATTTCCTAATAATTGCCAAATCATTTGATTACAAATAATTTATCATGATTATTACTAGTAATGTTGCTAATGGCAAAACTATTTATTGAGGCAGTTGATGGAAAAGCTGGCTTAGTCTGAAAGATTACCTCCTCCCCTGCATTCATTTTAACTAGAAAGAGTTTCCAAGTAAGTAATTCATGCAGGAATTTTAGGTTCAGAAATTCTACAGAAAGCCACTTGGAAGAGCAATCAGTTTTGTTCCCACTGCTTCCACATTGTTCTCTCtggtctttcttttcttattttttttccagtgtggcTAAGATCTTTAggtttaatgttattttttttcaatgaagcAATGAAATCTTAAATCTAGAAGAGCCTCTCTGTCATATGAGATTATTTCCATGCAGCATAGAATGTGAAAAGTAATGAGATTCCTGGGTGGCTACTGCAGCCTTAAT from Anas platyrhynchos isolate ZD024472 breed Pekin duck chromosome 2, IASCAAS_PekinDuck_T2T, whole genome shotgun sequence encodes:
- the COBL gene encoding protein cordon-bleu isoform X4, producing the protein MVPSLLLWGWGVPNLQMLRRMKARAPPPPNQPSAASRINNEHKSSAETAVISDQNLVSMKENMINRSVDFTVILPNGVEQKTTVQGSKAVMDLLVDLCSRYHLNPSQYSLELKSLGTEQPLSYKANTLIGALDVQTVLLKEKVPEEKIKRPLPRAPEKSVRLVVNYLKTQKAVVRVSPEVPLHNIIPAICEKCEVSQEHIVLLRDSITGEELELTKSLEELGISELYAWDRKREPSRSVSLSSDAVEKEKKGFLGFFKANRNNSKTEEHLRMNRDYGEEDVFSSTSTSEGSLDGFSTAPNSPSVNSRSSSLGSSLSLGNISGMTANPEVKKRRAPPPPVVTPPLQNMEMSGQEKMAVQISQGASLNDLQKKKRRAPLPPTLSAPPTPAMPNRTEEVEDKRKSTMGDGRQVPQKPPRGITRGPPELVIPPPPPYPPPDRDSMDPAVCYREADVTAPTKLVPKQSLLPAHDNAYAVDDTVMELSEVEETASESSCFASEDTTEDSGVVSSPSDIVSLDSQNDSMKSRDIKLVNGYMDSAEADAMCGTETCPVKKTSCSNMGYDSASQSSKNEEITAAKHGNEDVFIDAQLQQTLADLDEDLEAMDVKSNSDSECMSEVLSPHVRKVEDPQDVASSVPVTVIDDVPEVTISNSPRNQETRGSRNLLADSVSTGNFTNKNNNAGSFDKGHTDTGAVCKSKDLLHQQPSESEFVHLPVEQRRDMFESLTSSFEKRSEKNVRLEAPPRHGMKSEECKSKLIPSHSKTTTEISTAKEKINPYNEGSNRERTLKKSKSELEIKWPPAKKIEAEEVPSTPPWCHRAQNWGTNYEPKMGLTTFKVVPPKPEVKHSDRGTSVSTGAIKIDELGNLINPKVVVSKNIPGSSTGESEEIPLGKVKEFWRSSSVEKQSDDSAEHLAKKPAVNTNSKSFATKQEHKPVSPAAPKPVAPQTVTSQVAEKPSENEKTKPPLPVTQSQVKPLMAPAVNKDKMELPFLKPHRRTSSQYVASAIAKHINLPTFKPDSAEFHEKDEYKHGAGEAKTEAEVSPKRCIIVANSSPVETESAETTEKNANIFTSSQKVSHRLTPGDNSGMENKVVNIRAPNQATPASFYKKNVSVPLTKSSLKDNDGTEDEHSLNGKESIAEKKKRLLLDQKCETLPRSNSASSLKSPDLQGVSPPFSSSLRITKWPPTDSMQVSSLRASPKLNGVTAKAESEQKDKPDDSLTNAVGELDVNVQTNIFGPKKKFKPVVQKPIPKDTSLHSALMEAIQTGGGKEKLRKVSDSALYGNHNKPSYAEPENERSALLAAIRGHSGTSKLKKISSLASEELQSFRNAELSLQKTEDSQEELFCIPPAPAQPPPPPPPTQLSTAAPNSSATTAGDPGEARRALMEAIRSGAGAAKLKKVPLLV
- the COBL gene encoding protein cordon-bleu isoform X2, yielding MVPSLLLWGWGVPNLQMLRRMKARAPPPPNQPSAASRINNEHKSSAETAVISDQNLVSMKENMINRSVDFTVILPNGVEQKTTVQGSKAVMDLLVDLCSRYHLNPSQYSLELKSLGTEQPLSYKANTLIGALDVQTVLLKEKVPEEKIKRPLPRAPEKSVRLVVNYLKTQKAVVRVSPEVPLHNIIPAICEKCEVSQEHIVLLRDSITGEELELTKSLEELGISELYAWDRKRVPPSKTQSEPSLNYREPSRSVSLSSDAVEKEKKGFLGFFKANRNNSKTEEHLRMNRDYGEEDVFSSTSTSEGSLDGFSTAPNSPSVNSRSSSLGSSLSLGNISGMTANPEVKKRRAPPPPVVTPPLQNMEMSGQEKMAVQISQGASLNDLQKKKRRAPLPPTLSAPPTPAMPNRTEEVEDKRKSTMGDGRQVPQKPPRGITRGPPELVIPPPPPYPPPDRDSMDPAVCYREADVTAPTKLVPKQSLLPAHDNAYAVDDTVMELSEVEETASESSCFASEDTTEDSGVVSSPSDIVSLDSQNDSMKSRDIKLVNGYMDSAEADAMCGTETCPVKKTSCSNMGYDSASQSKNEEITAAKHGNEDVFIDAQLQQTLADLDEDLEAMDVKSNSDSECMSEVLSPHVRKVEDPQDVASSVPVTVIDDVPEVTISNSPRNQETRGSRNLLADSVSTGNFTNKNNNAGSFDKGHTDTGAVCKSKDLLHQQPSESEFVHLPVEQRRDMFESLTSSFEKRSEKNVRLEAPPRHGMKSEECKSKLIPSHSKTTTEISTAKEKINPYNEGSNRERTLKKSKSELEIKWPPAKKIEAEEVPSTPPWCHRAQNWGTNYEPKMGLTTFKVVPPKPEVKHSDRGTSVSTGAIKIDELGNLINPKVVVSKNIPGSSTGESEEIPLGKVKEFWRSSSVEKQSDDSAEHLAKKPAVNTNSKSFATKQEHKPVSPAAPKPVAPQTVTSQVAEKPSENEKTKPPLPVTQSQVKPLMAPAVNKDKMELPFLKPHRRTSSQYVASAIAKHINLPTFKPDSAEFHEKDEYKHGAGEAKTEAEVSPKRCIIVANSSPVETESAETTEKNANIFTSSQKVSHRLTPGDNSGMENKVVNIRAPNQATPASFYKKNVSVPLTKSSLKDNDGTEDEHSLNGKESIAEKKKRLLLDQKCETLPRSNSASSLKSPDLQGVSPPFSSSLRITKWPPTDSMQVSSLRASPKLNGVTAKAESEQKDKPDDSLTNAVGELDVNVQTNIFGPKKKFKPVVQKPIPKDTSLHSALMEAIQTGGGKEKLRKVSDSALYGNHNKPSYAEPENERSALLAAIRGHSGTSKLKKISSLASEELQSFRNAELSLQKTEDSQEELFCIPPAPAQPPPPPPPTQLSTAAPNSSATTAGDPGEARRALMEAIRSGAGAAKLKKVPLLV